The region CCCCCCCCCGCCACCGCCGCCGCACACAGTTATATGACTGAGATGAACCCAGAGTTTATGCAGCAGCCATATGTAACAAGGGGTTTGCTCACACacgtacagtatacacacacacacacacacacacacactcaagcagGTAACATCTCTTTGAACATGTTCCGTAAGAGGAGCAGCAGCGGGGGGGGGGTAGTTCAGACGGTAGCGGCTGACCGGAGTCTTAAACCGAAAAATAGAAATGTCGTTTTCTGGTGTCGTGTTCCACACTGCCCTTTGATTTACAGCCAGCCATAAAGGTTGTTcacaggagggagaaaaaaatttgCTGGCCAAACCTGTGCGGCGCGtgtgacacaacacacacactctctcgtGGATTTAGAGGACACCGGGAAACTTGAGGCAGCTATTTCAACACAAAAGCCTCATTCTGTATCATGGAAGTTCTTCTCATCGTCACTACAAATGCTATGTGAACTGACAAACGGTGTCTCCTATGCATGAGTGTGACTCGTAGCTGTGCAGGTAATCACAGCCTCCTCTCAAGTGAGAATGAGATCTTTAATGAGCTCCTTCAAACTGCCTCTGATCCAGGATCTATATTGAAAATGTTGAGCTGCTCAAAGGCATGATTTCTCTCCTTTGGTCTCCCTGCTCTGTTTTCACCTAATCTGAGTTGGTTGCCAGCTCTTAGGCAAACGTGTGGTCTGTGTAGAATTTGATTTGTGAAATTTGGATGTTAATCCAGCATTTGAGTCATGCATTCACATCCTTTATCAAGACTGCATTTACCACTTTAACTTCTAAACCGTGAGCTGCTACATTTTTCTATCTGAGAGAAAGCTGGATAGTTAATCACAcgtcatttgtgtgtttgcttaatCTTCGGATCTGTTGTTCTCTTGTCGACTTTCATCTCTGACTATTTGATGCTGAAGAAATtgagcaaatgtttttattttttaaaatcgaAAGTACAACTTTAACCTCAAAAGTTTCGTACATGCTCTATCTCTGTGCTCAGTCTTCTTTTGTCTGGTTAACCTCTGGAGAATGAACAAAAGTTTGATGCTGGAGAAACTGAGCAAGActtgtaaatctttttttttttaatccaaagtTGGCAGCACACCTCCCCCACAGACATTTTTAAGCTCTacaaaaagaaactaaataGCTGGGTCAGCTGCGTCTCTGTGTACTGCAGTCCACCCCTGTGTTCAAACAATTGCACTCCAGTACCACCTCCTCCTTGTCAGAATACTATTAGGGCCAAAGGTGTGGCCTTGTGCTCGTGTAGTTAATCCGCTCACTTATCTCTAACGACAGTCGAGCACATCACGCCTCTGTATCTCTGCAGCGCCATGGACAAGAGCCACACAGTGAAGCTCTTCGTGGGCAACCTGGCGCTGGACACCACCCAGGAGGAGCTCTCAGCCATCTTCGAACCCTACGGCCAGGTGGTCAGCTGCAGCGTGCTGCGACAGTTCGCCTTCGTCCACCTGCAGGGCGAGGGTGCTGCCGAGCGTGCCATCCGGGAGCTCAATGGGCGGGAGTTTCGCGGTCGGAATTTGGTGGTCGAGGAGTCGAGGGGAAGGCCATTGCACTCCACCAAGGTGTTTGTGGGTAATCTGAGCGGGATGTGCACCACCGAAGATCTACAGCAGTTGTTCCAGACGTTTGGAAAAGTTCTTGAGTGTGACAAAGTCAAAGGTGAGTGGAGAGCCTAGTAACATCtgagttgttttaaaaatgctccaagtcaccaccccccccccaagttgTGCTTGAAGATAGTAAAGTTGTGGAACTAGTTTAAGGCGAATTATGCTGTACTGCAGGCAAGAGACTGTATCTCACTGTCTCATTCCAGTTAAGTTACCGAGAGGTTTTGAGTGCCTGCAAATTATATACGTAAGTTAAAAGTGATATGTTGTGATACAGCGGTGCAAAGTTTCTCAGTTTGCAAAACAAGAGGAACTCCCACATCCATGTTGCAAAGGTAGACAAGGTGGTTTCCTTTAGTGCAGTTAATAGTAGTAAGTAATAACTGAGTAAGTGCTTGTGGCAATGCCACTTGGTCCTAATTGTTGTCCCTGCGCTCAATGACAGCCAGGCATTCCTCTTCCGCAGGCTACGCCTTTGTTCACATGGAAAACAAGGAAGATGCACTCCAGGCCATCGAGGCCCTGCACGGCACCTCATTTAAGGGCCGCCCCCTGTCTGTAGAGCTGTCCAAGGTCCAGCCCAGTAAGCAGGCACCCACAGGGAAAATCCCCTGTGTTAACTGCGGAAAGCAGGGCCACTATGCTGGAGAATGCCCTGTGGGGAAGCCTTCTCTAGAGCAGTATCAGAGTCAGGCGGCGGTCCTggccgccgctgctgctgcggcCGCCGGACTGCCCCTACAGGTCCAGCAAAGTGTGCACAATTCAGTCTACAACACCTCCACTTTTGATCCCACATACGCTGCTCTCACTGGGATCACCACAGGCACACGCACTGATGGAAATCCAGTGAACCCAGCTGTTTATGGTGCCCTCGCCAGTCAGGTGTATGGTGCCAATGTTGCCAATCAGCTTTATGGTACGGTGGCCAATCAGGCAGCTCTTACATCCGGCGCCACCCAAGTGTACAGCTCGATGACCCCCAACATCTACGGCCAGGTGGCTGCGAATCCagcggctgctgctgccgctgctgccgctgctgcctaCACCACTCCAGTTTACACCCCAACTGTGGCCAACCCTCCTGTCTATCTGGCCGCTGCTCCTGGAATAGAAATGCCAACGGCAGCGGCTGCGGTAAACCCCGCCTACAGTGTAGCTCCAGCAATTTACGGTGCCGCCACACCAGCCTACGCTCATATAAGCGCCATGGGAGCAGCGGACCCTACTACAGCCCTCTTTGAGGCAGCCAGACAGGCACATTACTTTGCCCAAGGCCAGCAGGTCGTGGCCGAGCAGCAGACGGTGGCCGCTGCAGCGGCGGCGGCTGCGGCAAAGTCGGGTGAGAGGGACCGTAGTCCCTTACGGAGGTCGGCACCCCTGCTACCAGACCCTGTGATGAAGCCGTTCATGTACCAGAGGGCCAAGCCGCGCCGACCCCTGCTCCCCACGCCAGCTGGGCGAGCAGCGGAAGAGGCTGTCGAGGCCGCAGAGGACCCCATGGCCAGGTAGGTAGACGATCTTCGATTGTCTTACCATCAGCTATTCGGCACCACTGAAGCATTACCAGAGagtgttgtttcattttgtctacTACTGTACTTTTCAACCCCTAGGAAATcctttttgatgatttttagTCAAGCTTTTATAATCTTGTAGGCACATTTCTCTGGGCTgattaatgcttttttttgcattttccacaCTTCATGTTTGCTTAATCACTCTCGTTACTCCCTTTGCGTTGCCAAGTGCTACCATAAATCCCCTTGCTGTCCTTCTACCTACTTGTGCCTCTCCACcccttaaccccccccccctccattcccctccctccccccgtCTCTTAGATACTATGCGGAGTACtaccagcagctgcagcagtacCCCCAGTTCCAGTATGCCTACCCACCACCGAGCACAGTGACAGCCATCCCCGGCATGCCGGGAGTGCCGGCCGTGCCGGCAGTCCCTACTGTACCCGCGATGTCAGCCCAGCCAGTCGCTACGCTAGATGCCCTCAGGCCAGTGGTTCCCACCGCTGCGGCAGTGGCAGCCGCCATGGCCGCGCCCAGGGTGTATGAGCCGCCGTTGCCGCCGCCCACGCGCAAGGAGGCCATCCTCCGCCGCCCCGAACTCTCCCTTCACACGCCTGAGCCCCCCTTCCGATAGTCGCACACAACTCTCTGccctcatccctccctctctgccctgAACCCCCCCCACCCAATCTCCTCTTCCACCCCAAACTTGACCACCTTACAgcagctgtatgtgtgtgtatgtgagtgtgtgtgtgtgtgtggtctgggGGCTCTAAGTGTGTGGGGTAGGGTTTGAAACTGGGGGCTTCTTGGTTTATTAACCTGCTTTATGATGTACTTGATCAGCTAACCTTGGTCCCGATTGCATACACTCGTCGCAGCCATGAAAGGGAGGCTCTCATCTGTTGTACGGGCATTCGACGTGCttctcagttttactttttttaatcgTGCCAGTCTCACACTTGTGCCAGTATTAGACTGACGCAGTCAGTCGTTTCATATGCCTTTATTTCCGCAACCCAGTTATGATTTTCTAAGGCCAAATCTACGATAAAAGAGACATTGGTTTTAAACCTATCAGCCATTCTCCTTAGGCCTAGATGATCAGTTAGGGCAGCTAATTTGAAACCTTTTTTGCCTTATGTTGAAGAGTTTAGATATGTGATGTAATCAGATGGGAAatcagataaacacacattGTGTCCTGGCTGCATTGCATTGTATCCAACAGAACCAAGgttgatgtgtttctttttttttggggggggggttgtcttGAATGGGATGTGGACGCAGTATGTCTgaatgagtgaaagagagagagatgtgggggCTCCTGACCTTGCAGCGCACAAACGCAGCAGCTAAGACTGCgccatgcagaaaaaaaacaaaacgtaaaGCACACATAATACGTACTGTAATGTATGTTTGGATCTCTCCTCGACCCTTTTTCTGAAGCCCTTCCTCACCTTTACTCTAACTGCAACGCTGAAAGACACTGCttcacctctctttctctttctaacTACAGCTGCCTACCTCTGACAGAAAAATTTCAGTGAAGGgtctgttctattctattccaCACTTCTCACCCGGTCAGCAGTTTATCTCCTGCTCCTCGAAAAGGTCCAGGGTCAGCAGTTTAGGGAGGAGTGGGAATTCAGTGACAATGACCTTTGCAGTTAGTCCTCTTTCATGTTCAGAGgcctttctttttaaaatagcatatgtgtgttttgtttgtttttagtgtagTTTACATGTAATATGAGTCAAAACTGGGATGTAATGAATTGTCAATGGGGGGAAAAACCATGTGTGACTACTGAATGAGCTGTTTACAAAGGATCTTCACATTGCATCCTAATAGGAATCATGGTAATATGTGAAAAGCTCAGTTATGTGCCTATAAGCTTTGAGTGAAGTGCATTAAGTGGAGGGATCTCCCATTTTAAGTGCTTTTGACATTACTTTTGAATCATTTCAAGGGAGGGCAACAGGAGCCCTGCGGAGCTTAGTATCCAGAAGTCTGCAAGTTTTCCCTTGGACTTGTACTCGTGTATTACTTTGTTTCATATCATAGGGTTTTGAAAAAGCCACAAACTGAGCCTCACAGGTTCATAATTAGCCGCCGGTTTTAAGCAGAAACAATAGCACCACTGAAGTGAGAGATGGGGCAGTGTCTTCCAGTTGCCCCAACTATCCTCCTTTTTCCAAATACCAGACCTGCTTCAGATTGTAACTGCCAAAAAATTTTAGTGGCTGTTTGAATCCGGTTGTTGTATCTGATAGGTGGGCTTTGCTACGTCTGGATAACAAAAGATTGACTTGCAAGTACGGGTACTTTTTCACCTTCATGAGCTTGTCCTTAGTGGCAAATTCCACCCATCTGGTTCTACAGTCACTTTAAACAATCACTTGGAGTTTTTTTGCAACTACTATTTGACAGCGGTttgatgcacacacagacatacccTCTGAAAATCACCTTACTGCCTCgctcctttccctctcccctctccccttgTGGTTTTTAGTGGTTCAGTGACTTTTGCATTTCACAGTGTAATCTTTCTGTGTcgtatatacaaacacataccaGTTGCATCCTTTGTAGAATTATGTGGTTTGCGAAATGTCTTGTTTGCCATGTTTGAGACCGTATTTTTTAGAgaagtattttaattttgcctttttttttttttttttttttttttttaggaaaagacgaaagaaattttaaaaaatcggCATGCTTTTTATTGAGAATATGTATACTATAAACCTTATAATAATAAAGAATGTTTGGCTGACTATTGTGGTAAACGAAAGCAAAGGGTTTGGACATTTCCccttctttttgtttatgttgttctTCTCCACTATCTGTTTCTCTTGTGTAAAATGACCACCAGACCCATTTGACTGGGGACCCAGGGGGAGACAGGTGTAGATGCTGGCCCAGCTTTGCTCTCTTTGGTCAGGGTAAGTGTGGGTTGGtgctcctttctctctccagcctcTCAACGTTGTGCCAACAGACATTTAAAGGAGAGGACTTGCTCGAGCAAATGCATTTCAGTATTGAATTCTGGCAAGAAAGGCTTGTTATGGtccttttaaattgattttaatgcAGAAAGGCCATTCCGCACACTGTGAAATCATGTTGAAAGCTGGGGAGAGGCACACAGATAGAATGGCCTGGGTGCATTTTGATCTGTGGAGCAGTCCTGTTCCTGGGGTTGATGGGTGTGcgtctggt is a window of Xiphias gladius isolate SHS-SW01 ecotype Sanya breed wild chromosome 12, ASM1685928v1, whole genome shotgun sequence DNA encoding:
- the rbm14b gene encoding RNA-binding protein 14b isoform X2 encodes the protein MDKSHTVKLFVGNLALDTTQEELSAIFEPYGQVVSCSVLRQFAFVHLQGEGAAERAIRELNGREFRGRNLVVEESRGRPLHSTKVFVGNLSGMCTTEDLQQLFQTFGKVLECDKVKGYAFVHMENKEDALQAIEALHGTSFKGRPLSVELSKVQPSKQAPTGKIPCVNCGKQGHYAGECPVGKPSLEQYQSQAAVLAAAAAAAAGLPLQVQQSVHNSVYNTSTFDPTYAALTGITTGTRTDGNPVNPAVYGALASQVYGANVANQLYGTVANQAALTSGATQVYSSMTPNIYGQVAANPAAAAAAAAAAAYTTPVYTPTVANPPVYLAAAPGIEMPTAAAAVNPAYSVAPAIYGAATPAYAHISAMGAADPTTALFEAARQAHYFAQGQQVVAEQQTVAAAAAAAAAKSGERDRSPLRRSAPLLPDPVMKPFMYQRAKPRRPLLPTPAGRAAEEAVEAAEDPMARYYAEYYQQLQQYPQFQYAYPPPSTVTAIPGMPGVPAVPAVPTVPAMSAQPVATLDALRPVVPTAAAVAAAMAAPRVYEPPLPPPTRKEAILRRPELSLHTPEPPFR
- the rbm14b gene encoding RNA-binding protein 14b isoform X3, translated to MDKSHTVKLFVGNLALDTTQEELSAIFEPYGQVVSCSVLRQFAFVHLQGEGAAERAIRELNGREFRGRNLVVEESRGRPLHSTKVFVGNLSGMCTTEDLQQLFQTFGKVLECDKVKGIPLPQATPLFTWKTRKMHSRPSRPCTAPHLRAAPCL
- the rbm14b gene encoding RNA-binding protein 14b isoform X1, whose translation is MDKSHTVKLFVGNLALDTTQEELSAIFEPYGQVVSCSVLRQFAFVHLQGEGAAERAIRELNGREFRGRNLVVEESRGRPLHSTKVFVGNLSGMCTTEDLQQLFQTFGKVLECDKVKARHSSSAGYAFVHMENKEDALQAIEALHGTSFKGRPLSVELSKVQPSKQAPTGKIPCVNCGKQGHYAGECPVGKPSLEQYQSQAAVLAAAAAAAAGLPLQVQQSVHNSVYNTSTFDPTYAALTGITTGTRTDGNPVNPAVYGALASQVYGANVANQLYGTVANQAALTSGATQVYSSMTPNIYGQVAANPAAAAAAAAAAAYTTPVYTPTVANPPVYLAAAPGIEMPTAAAAVNPAYSVAPAIYGAATPAYAHISAMGAADPTTALFEAARQAHYFAQGQQVVAEQQTVAAAAAAAAAKSGERDRSPLRRSAPLLPDPVMKPFMYQRAKPRRPLLPTPAGRAAEEAVEAAEDPMARYYAEYYQQLQQYPQFQYAYPPPSTVTAIPGMPGVPAVPAVPTVPAMSAQPVATLDALRPVVPTAAAVAAAMAAPRVYEPPLPPPTRKEAILRRPELSLHTPEPPFR
- the rbm14b gene encoding RNA-binding protein 14b isoform X4; protein product: MDKSHTVKLFVGNLALDTTQEELSAIFEPYGQVVSCSVLRQFAFVHLQGEGAAERAIRELNGREFRGRNLVVEESRGRPLHSTKVFVGNLSGMCTTEDLQQLFQTFGKVLECDKVKDTMRSTTSSCSSTPSSSMPTHHRAQ